One genomic window of Camelina sativa cultivar DH55 chromosome 5, Cs, whole genome shotgun sequence includes the following:
- the LOC104788285 gene encoding putative RING-H2 finger protein ATL36 has product MMLAQSVFRFSEFITVSILVASVSLFFTRLLLSFAVFLVTRPWRRHRTFTFPRWRTAAKDHSSPPYCVVCLQEAEEGEKMRRLTICRHCFHADCIDTWLGVMSKCPLCRAEIPPLPPANPLLSLFFPAGVIDLFTNKESRHVA; this is encoded by the coding sequence ATGATGTTGGCTCAATCTGTGTTTAGATTTAGCGAATTCATCACCGTTTCTATTTTGGTTGCCTccgtctctctcttctttacaCGTCTCTTATTAAGTTTTGCCGTTTTCCTCGTCACGCGTCCATGGCGTCGCCACCGCACATTCACGTTCCCCCGGTGGAGAACGGCGGCGAAAGATCATTCGTCTCCGCCCTACTGTGTTGTGTGTCTTCAAGAGGCAGAGGAAGGTGAGAAGATGAGGCGATTGACGATTTGCCGTCACTGTTTCCACGCGGATTGCATAGATACATGGCTCGGTGTAATGTCCAAGTGTCCGTTGTGTAGAGCTGAGATACCGCCGTTACCGCCGGCGAATCCTCTGCTCTCACTGTTTTTCCCGGCCGGTGTGATCGATTTGTTCACCAACAAAGAATCTCGACACGTAGCGTAG